From Asterias rubens chromosome 3, eAstRub1.3, whole genome shotgun sequence, the proteins below share one genomic window:
- the LOC117287932 gene encoding monoacylglycerol lipase ABHD2-like: METWLILSLTAVIYIIVVKFLGLIERAESPAIYHANSTFVHRLLEACPMLKEPYVPTFLWGKSGHLQTATYAKVGRFNAPRPVGERFSYIMPDGATCTFDVFEPTASHPSGEDYTVCVVPGIANNSEKAYIRTFVDYAQSNGFRLAVLNHLGSLPNVPLTSPRIFTYGDTEEYSVMVDHMREKFPHSGFISVGFSMGANIIVKYLGEEPKRQNMFLCGVSVCQGYDITKATDVLHEWENCRRLYNFMMAQNMLMQIRRNSSMLFGDQARTYWRSRNKEPITYNVDKIMNSTSLVHLDEHLTHKMIRSRSCEDFYKECSCASHIKKIHLPLLLLNAGDDHLIPKKYNLTPHEYAKEAPNALYVLTKHGGHLGFFEGGLLVPNTVSWMDKAVISYTNAVIETRKLSQADM, encoded by the exons ATGGAGACCTGGCTGATCTTATCCCTAACGGCAGTTATCTACATCATCGTAGTCAAGTTTCTAGGTTTGATTGAGAGGGCCGAGTCGCCCGCGATTTACCATGCAAATTCCACATTTGTTCACCGCCTCCTTGAGGCATGCCCCATGTTGAAAGAGCC GTATGTGCCTACTTTCCTATGGGGCAAGTCAGGCCACCTACAGACTGCCACCTATGCAAAGGTCGGAAGGTTCAACGCACCGAGACCTGTTGGAGAACGCTTTAGTTACATTATGCCGGATGGAGCCACCTGCACCTTTGATGTGTTTGAGCCAACTGCCAGCCATCCCTCTGGAG AGGATTATACAGTATGTGTAGTGCCAGGGATTGCCAACAACAGCGAGAAAGCTTACATCAGAACATTTGTAGATTATGCACAATCGAATGGTTTCCGGTTAGCAGTCCTCAATCATCTAGGATCACTACCTAATGTGCCTTTGACGTCTCCACGGATTTTTACTTACG GAGACACGGAGGAGTATAGTGTAATGGTAGACCACATGAGAGAGAAGTTTCCACACAGTGGTTTCATCAGTGTAGGATTCAGCATGGGAGCTAATATCATCGTTAAGTACCTGGGGGAGGAACCAAAGAGGCAGAACATGTTCCTGTGTGGGGTGTCTGTCTGCCAGGGATACGACATTACAAA AGCAACGGATGTACTACATGAATGGGAGAACTGCCGACGTCTCTATAACTTCATGATGGCTCAGAATATGTTGATGCAGATACGACGCAACAGCAGCATGTTGTTTGGTGACCAGGCTCGCACCTACTGGAGGTCAAGAAACAAGGAACCAATCACGTATAACGTGGACAAAATCATGAATTCTACTAGTTTGGTTCACCTGGATGAACATCTGACGCA CAAAATGATTCGCAGTAGGAGCTGTGAAGACTTTTATAAAGAATGCAGTTGCGCAAGTCACATCAAAAAG ATTCATCTACCACTGTTGCTCCTCAACGCAGGGGATGACCACTTGATTCCAAAAAAGTATAACCTCACCCCGCACGAGTACGCAAAAGAAGCGCCCAACGCCCTGTACGTCCTGACCAAAcacggcggccatcttggattctTTGAAGGAGGCCTCCTGGTGCCAAACACGGTGTCTTGGATGGATAAGGCGGTAATCAGTTACACAAACGCAGTCATAGAGACGCGAAAACTAAGTCAGGCAGATATGTGA